One Drosophila kikkawai strain 14028-0561.14 chromosome 3L, DkikHiC1v2, whole genome shotgun sequence genomic window carries:
- the Ctr9 gene encoding RNA polymerase-associated protein CTR9 homolog produces MSNCIEIPLQDTDEVIEVDPDQLPDCPEVLSILKQERAPLHVWVNVSLAYYKQKKTEDFVTLLEESRSDDATKDYRDSDKDLMRALDMLAAHYVQEAYREKSKDKKRELFMKATNLYTSADKIIMYDQSHLLGRAYFCLLEGDKMDQADAQFNFVLNQSPSNIPSLLGKACIAFNRKDYRGAMAFYKKALRTNPNCPANVRIGMAHCFLKMGNPEKAKLAFERALQLDQQCVGALIGLAVLKLNQLEPESNKLGVQMLSKAYTIDNANPMVLNHLANHFFFKKDYQKVHHLALHAFHNTENEAMRAESCYQLARSFHAQSDYDQAFQYYYQSTQIAPANFVLPHYGLGQMYIYRGDTENAAQCFEKVLKIQPGNYETMKILGSLYAHSNSQTKRDMAKTHLKKVTEQFPEDIEAWIELAQILEQNDLQASLNAYGTASSILRDKAKYEIPAEIQNNVASLHYRLGNLKMAKDTLESALQHATSEMDKDVKYYESIQVTMKYNLARLNEAMSSYDVADKLYKEILKEHPNYIDCYLRLGCMARDKGLIFVASDFFKDALNINNDNPDARSLLGNLHLAKMQFALGQKNFETILKNPATSTDAYSLIALGNFSLQTLHQPSRDKEKERKHQEKALAIFKQVLRNDPRNIWATNGIGAVLAHKGCVIEARDIFAQVREATADFCDVWLNIAHVYVEQKQYISAIQMYENCMKKFYKHNNVEVMQYLARAYLRANKLVEAKAVLLKARRVAPQDTVLLFNIAVVLSRLAMAILKDEKSTLEVVLQAVHELELAQKYFQYLSVHGDKNRFNIEVAGIEANTCQDLLSQAQYHVGRARRIDEEERSLRRKQEEEREAFKLKVAEQRKRREEEAKTSRDQLLAKRQEYVEKTKAILIIPDAPEKERKKGGGRGRKDDYISGSDSGSERPRDGERPSKKKSKAGERKKGSGGGRKRKTEKYESDSEEETARGSGKSGKKKGKKQPKAVKESKEKLSAKQRLKIVSKETISTSESESEGKRSRSRSRSRSRSRSGSRSRSGSGSGSDRAASRKRSRSRSGSASASDSDGAAKRKRAKNRIESEGESDGSGSRPRSRSRSKSGSRPRSRSKSGSRPRSRSKSGSRSKSGSRSRSRSKSGSRSRSGSRSRSRSKSGSRSRSRSGSRSKSGSRSRSGSPEN; encoded by the exons ATGTCCAACTGCATtgaaatacccttgcaggacACCGATGAG GTGATCGAGGTGGATCCAGATCAACTGCCAGACTGTCCTGAGGTCTTGAGCATCCTCAAGCAGGAGCGTGCTCCGTTGCACGTGTGGGTCAATGTGTCG CTTGCCTACTACAAGCAAAAGAAGACGGAGGACTTTGTCACGTTGCTGGAGGAGTCACGCAGCGATGACGCCACCAAGGACTATCGCGACTCGGACAAGGACCTCATGCGCGCCCTGGACATGCTGGCCGCCCATTATGTGCAGGAGGCGTATCGCGAAAAGTCCAAGGATAAGAAACGCGAGCTGTTCATGAAGGCCACCAACCTGTACACCAGCGCCGACAAGATCATCATGTACGACCAGAGCCATCTGCTGGGTAGGGCCTATTTCTGCCTGCTGGAGGGCGACAAAATGGACCAGGCGGATGCTCAGTTCAACTTTGTGCTCAACCAGTCGCCCTCGAACATCCCCTCGCTGCTGGGCAAGGCGTGCATAGCCTTCAATCGGAAGGACTACCGCGGAGCAATGGCATTTTACAAAAAGGCCCTGAGAACGAATCCCAATTGCCCGGCAAACGTGCGGATTGGCATGGCCCACTGTTTCCTCAAGATGGGTAATCCCGAGAAGGCCAAGCTAGCCTTTGAGCGGGCCCTCCAGCTGGATCAGCAGTGTGTCGGCGCGCTTATTGGCCTGGCCGTGCTGAAGCTCAATCAACTGGAGCCAGAGTCCAATAAGCTCGGCGTCCAGATGCTTTCCAAGGCCTACACCATCGACAATGCCAATCCCATGGTGCTCAATCATCTGGCAAATCACTTTTTCTTCAAGAAGGACTACCAAAAGGTTCACCATTTGGCGCTGCACGCCTTCCACAATACCGAGAACGAGGCGATGCGAGCGGAGAGCTGCTACCAGCTGGCCAGGAGCTTCCACGCTCAAAGCGACTATGATCAAGCCTTCCAGTACTACTACCAGTCCACCCAGATAGCGCCAGCCAACTTTGTGCTGCCGCACTACGGCCTGGGACAGATGTATATCTATCGCGGGGACACGGAGAac GCTGCCCAGTGCTTTGAGAAGGTGCTGAAGATCCAGCCGGGCAACTACGAGACCATGAAGATCCTCGGCTCGCTGTACGCTCACTCCAATTCGCAGACCAAGCGCGACATGGCCAAGACTCATCTCAAAAAGGTCACTGAACAGTTTCCCGAGGACATTGAAGCCTGGATAGAGCTGGCCCAGATTCTGGAGCAGAACGATCTGCAGGCTTCGCTGAATGCCTACGGCACTGCCTCCAGCATTTTGCGAGACAAGGCCAAGTATGAGATACCCGCTGAGATTCAGAACAATGTGGCCTCGTTGCACTACCGCTTGGGTAATCTGAAAATGGCCAAGGACACGCTAGAGTCGGCCCTGCAGCATGCCACCTCGGAAATGGACAAGGATGTCAAGTACTATGAGTCCATTCAGGTCACCATGAAGTACAACCTGGCCCGACTCAACGAGGCCATGAGCAGCTACGATGTGGCCGACAAGCTGTACAAAGAGATCCTCAAGGAGCATCCCAACTACATCGACTGCTATCTCCGGCTGGGTTGCATGGCCAGGGACAAGGGTCTGATTTTTGTGGCCTCCGATTTCTTCAAGGACGCTCTGAATATCAACAACGACAATCCGGATGCCAGGTCTCTGCTGGGCAACCTCCATTTGGCCAAGATGCAGTTTGCCCTGGGCCAGAAGAACTTTGAGACGATCCTCAAGAACCCGGCCACGTCCACGGATGCCTATTCACTCATTGCTTTGGGTAACTTTTCGCTACAAACGCTGCACCAGCCCAGTAGggacaaggagaaggagaggaAGCACCAGGAGAAGGCCTTGGCCATTTTCAAGCAG GTTCTTCGCAATGATCCACGTAACATATGGGCCACCAATGGCATTGGCGCTGTCCTGGCCCACAAGGGATGCGTGATCGAGGCCCGCGACATCTTCGCCCAGGTGCGCGAGGCAACCGCTGACTTCTGCGACGTGTGGCTGAACATTGCCCACGTTTACGTGGAGCAGAAGCAATACATCAGCGCCATCCAGATGTACGAGAATTGCATGAAGAAGTTCTACAAGCACAACAATGTCGAGGTGATGCAATACCTGGCCAGAGCCTATCTGCGAGCCAACAAGCTGGTGGAGGCCAAGGCGGTGCTACTGAAGGCACGCCGTGTGGCACCCCAGGACACCGTTTTGCTCTTCAACATAGCCGTTGTGCTGTCCCGCCTAGCCATGGCCATACTCAAGGATGAGAAGTCTACGCTGGAGGTTGTGCTGCAGGCGGTTCACGAATTGGAGCTGGCACAAAA ATACTTCCAATACCTCTCCGTTCACGGCGACAAGAACCGCTTTAACATCGAGGTAGCCGGCATTGAGGCCAACACCTGCCAGGATCTCCTCTCGCAGGCCCAGTACCATGTGGGTCGTGCCCGGCGCATCGACGAGGAGGAACGCTCGCTGCGTCgcaagcaggaggaggagcgcgAGGCTTTCAAACTCAAGGTGGCCGAGCAGCGCAAGCgacgcgaggaggaggccaAGACATCCAGGGATCAGTTGCTGGCCAAGCGGCAGGAGTATGTGGAAAAGACCAAGGCTATTCTCATCATACCCGACGCTCCGGAAAAGGAACGCAAAAAAGGGGGCGGACGAGGGCGCAAGGATGACTACATATCGGGCAGTGACAGCGGCAGCGAAAGGCCACGCGATGGCGAGCGTCCCTCCAAGAAGAAGAGCAAGGCGGGAGAGCGGAAAaagggcagcggcggcggacgCAAGCGTAAAACGGAGAAGTACGAGAGCGACAGCGAGGAGGAGACGGCCCGGGGCAGCGGAAAGTCGGGCAAGAAGAAGGGCAAGAAGCAGCCCAAGGCGGTCAAGGAGTCCAAGGAAAAGTTGTCCGCCAAGCAGCGCCTTAAAATCGTGTCCAAGGAGACGATTTCGACCAGTGAATCGGAATCGGAGGGCAAGCGCAGCCGCAGCAGGAGTAGAAGTCGCAGTCGGAGTCGCAGTGGAAGCAGAAGTCGTAGCGGCTCTGGTAGTGGCAGTGATCGTGCCGCCAGTCGGAAACGCAGTAGAAGCAGAAGTGGATCCGCCTCAGCCAGCGACAGCGATGGGGCAGCCAAGCGCAAGCGAGCCAAGAACCGCATTGAATCTGAAGGGGAATCCGATGGATCTGGTTCCCGTCCCCGGTCCCGCTCCCGCTCCAAGTCGGGCTCCCGTCCGCGTTCCCGCTCCAAGTCGGGCTCCCGTCCGCGCTCTCGCTCCAAGTCAGGCTCCCGTTCCAAGTCGGGCTCCCGCTCCCGTTCCCGCTCCAAGTCTGGCTCTCGCTCCAGGTCGGGCTCTCGTTCCAGATCCCGCTCCAAATCCGGTTCCCGCTCCAGGTCCCGCTCTGGCAGCCGGTCCAAGTCCGGATCGCGTAGTCGCTCGGGATCACCGGAGAACTGA
- the Oct-TyrR gene encoding tyramine/octopamine receptor gives MPSADQILFINVTTTVAAAALTAAAAVGNTKSGGGDVVTDAAGIETDTVANISGSLVESLTTVAAALSTAQADSDLDDAGECGGEVEELHSSVLGLQLAVPEWEALLTALVLSVIIVLTIIGNILVILSVFTYKPLRIVQNFFIVSLAVADLTVALLVLPFNVAYSILGRWEFGIHLCKLWLTCDVLCCTSSILNLCAIALDRYWAITDPINYAQKRTVGRVLLLISGVWLLSLLISSPPLIGWNDWPDEFTSATPCELTSQRGYVIYSSLGSFFIPLAIMTIVYIEIFVATRRRLRERAKANKLNTIALKSAELEPITNSSPAAASASASGSKSRLLASWLCCGRDRAHFTTPMIQNDQESISSETHQPQQQHMDGSKAGSQGSGDPQQQHVVVLVKKSRRAKIKDSIKHGKARGGRKSQSSSTCEPHGEQQLLPAGGGGGGGCGVGGGHSGGGKSDAEISTESGSDPKGCIQVCVTQADEQTSLKLTPPQSSTGAAAVSATPLQKKASGVNQFIEEKQKISLSKERRAARTLGIIMGVFVICWLPFFLMYVILPFCQSCCPTNKFKNFITWLGYINSGLNPVIYTIFNLDYRRAFKRLLGLN, from the exons ATGCCATCGGCAGATCAGATCCTGTTCATAAATGTCACCACaacggtggcggcggcggctttaaccgctgctgccgccgtcGGCAATACCAAGTCCGGAGGCGGTGATGTCGTCACGGATGCGGCAGGCATCGAGACGGATACGGTGGCCAACATATCCGGCTCCCTGGTGGAGAGCCTCACCACCGTGGCGGCGGCTCTAAGTACGGCTCAAGCGGACTCTGACCTCGATGATGCCGGAGAGTGCGGCGGGGAAGTAGAGGAGCTGCACAGCAGTGTGCTGGGGCTGCAGCTGGCGGTGCCGGAATGGGAGGCACTGCTAACCGCCTTGGTGCTGTCCGTTATCATCGTCCTGACCATTATTGGTAACATCCTGGTGATCCTGAGCGTGTTCACCTACAAGCCGCTGCGCATCGTCCAGAACTTCTTCATCGTGTCACTGGCGGTTGCCGATCTCACGGTGGCCTTGCTGGTGTTGCCCTTCAATGTGGCCTACTCTATCCTGGGGCGGTGGGAGTTCGGCATCCACCTGTGCAAGCTGTGGCTCACCTGCGACGTGCTCTGCTGCACCAGCTCCATCCTCAACCTGTGCGCCATCGCCTTGGATCGCTACTGGGCGATCACGGACCCGATCAACTACGCCCAAAAGCGAACCGTCGGTCGCGTCCTGCTGCTCATCTCCGGCGTCTGGCTGCTCTCGCTCCTGATCAGCAGTCCTCCGCTGATCGGCTGGAACGACTGGCCAGACGAATTCACCAGTGCCACACCCTGTGAGCTGACCTCGCAGCGCGGCTATGTCATATACTCCTCGCTAGGATCCTTCTTCATCCCGCTGGCCATCATGACCATCGTCTATATCGAGATCTTCGTGGCAACGCGACGACGCCTGCGGGAGCGAGCCAAGGCCAACAAGCTCAACACGATCGCCCTGAAGTCCGCCGAGCTGGAGCCCATTACTAACTCCTCGCCGGCcgccgcatccgcatccgcctCGGGCTCCAAGTCGCGTCTTCTGGCTAGCTGGCTGTGCTGCGGCCGTGATCGCGCCCACTTCACCACGCCCATGATCCAGAACGACCAGGAGAGCATCAGCAGTGAGACACACcagccccagcagcagcatatgGATGGCTCAAAGGCGGGATCCCAGGGCAGTGGAGatccgcaacagcagcatgtCGTTGTCCTGGTGAAAAAGTCGCGGCGCGCCAAGATTAAGGACTCGATCAAGCACGGCAAGGCCAGGGGCGGACGCAAGTCACAGTCCTCGTCTACCTGCGAACCCCATGGAGAGCAGCAGCTCCTTCCCGCCggcggaggaggtggaggtggctgTGGTGTCGGCGGCGGGCACTCGGGCGGAGGAAAGTCCGATGCCGAGATTAGCACAGAGAGCGGAAGCGATCCCAAGGGTTGCATACAG GTGTGTGTCACCCAAGCGGATGAGCAGACATCCCTCAAGCTAACCCCGCCGCAATCATCGACCGGCGCCGCTGCCGTATCCGCCACACCGCTGCAAAAGAAGGCGAGCGGCGTCAACCAGTTCATCGAGGAGAAGCAGAAAATTTCGCTGTCCAAGGAACGTAGGGCAGCCCGTACTCTGGGCATCATTATGGGCGTCTTTGTCATCTGCTGGCTGCCCTTCTTCCTCATGTACGTCATCCTGCCCTTCTGCCAGAGCTGCTGTCCCACGAACAAGTTCAAGAACTTCATCACATGGCTGGGCTACATCAACTCCGGCCTGAACCCAGTCATCTACACCATATTCAACCTGGACTACCGGCGGGCTTTTAAGCGACTCCTGGGCCTCAACTGA
- the sturkopf gene encoding lipid droplet-associated hydrolase has translation MQEAYVNINSIPTHIFTWGKWIEETLTEKEVVICITGNPGLPGFYTEFAGTLQRELGDLPVWVIGHAGHDDPPEASIREVPQLSGNEELFNLDGQIRHKIAFIEKYVPSDVKIHLIGHSIGAWMILQLLENERIRNRVQKCYMLFPTVERMMESPNGWVFTKIAMPLYSVFGYLFFTLFAALPVWLRLLFIQIYFLIFSIPRHFLGTALKYSKPSVAEKVVFLADDEMARVRGIQREIVEQNLDLLKFYYGTTDGWVPVSYYEQLKKDYPKVDAQLDTQKIAHAFVLRHSQAMAGIVRDMIQQHRRG, from the exons ATGCAGGAGGCATACGTCAACATCAACTCGATACCCACGCACATCTTCACGTGGGGCAAGTGGATCGAGGAGACTTTGACCGAGAAGGAGGTGGTAATCTGCATCACGGGCAATCCCGGTCTGCCCGGCTTCTACACAGAGTTCGCGGGGACACTGCAGAGGGAGTTGGGTGACCTTCCCGTCTGGGTGATAG GACATGCTGGCCACGATGATCCACCGGAGGCCAGCATTCGGGAGGTGCCCCAGCTCAGCGGCAATGAGGAGCTCTTCAACTTAGACGGGCAAATCCGGCACAAGATCGCCTTCATTGAGAAGTACGTGCCGAGTGATGTGAAAATCCATTTAATTGGCCACTCTATTGGCGCCTGGATGATTCTGCAACTGCTGGAGAACGAGCGGATACGGAACCGGGTCCAGAAGTGCTATATGCTCTTCCCCACCGTTGAGCGCATGATGGAGTCGCCCAACGGCTGGGTCTTCACCAAGATAGCCATGCCACTGTACTCGGTCTTTGGCTACTTATTCTTCACGCTCTTTGCGGCGCTGCCCGTTTGGCTGCGCCTGTTATTTATACAGATATACTTCCTGATCTTCTCCATTCCGCGGCATTTCCTGGGCACTGCCCTGAAGTACTCGAAGCCCTCGGTGGCGGAGAAGGTGGTCTTCCTCGCTGACGACGAGATGGCCCGCGTCCGGGGCATACAGCGGGAGATTGTGGAACAGAATCTGGACTTGCTGAAGTTCTACTATGGCACCACCGATGGCTGGGTGCCCGTCTCCTACTACGAACAGCTCAAAAAGGATTATCCCAAGGTGGACGCCCAGCTGGACACTCAGAAGATTGCCCATGCATTTGTCCTGCGCCATTCACAGGCCATGGCGGGCATCGTGAGGGACATGATCCAGCAGCATCGACGTGGATGA